In one window of Bemisia tabaci chromosome 4, PGI_BMITA_v3 DNA:
- the CycJ gene encoding cyclin-J: protein MLVNSTPLLVAPVAPDLTNRKTQCTEIYSVSMDISEEHEKFDSWVRDYIFEYYAVLKQKEERRPIIRCRSSQLNIRGGLVDFIKAVSDELHFTHITRHRAVYMIDQFMDAGNFIRKPYLRLVAVVCLILAAKYEESEMSIPKLSTLQKYIDVEFTRKDFITLEKTLFSHFKWQLSIPTGVDFAEHQCLFAISLHESQTLGYSLKNLRAIVRGLTYDYLDVTLSEIGFLHYSPSKVGAICLRAARVTLKLLPSWPDLLRISTGYCEEELFVGYRLLMKSIPLPDRKRKSDFGSPESGYGSGGDGDNDMVTSPNKRFR, encoded by the exons ATGCTGGTAAATTCGACTCCTCTGCTAGTTGCACCCGTTGCACCTGACCTGACAAATAGGAAGACCCAATGTACGGAGATCTACTCCGTATCAATGGAT ATTTCTGAAGAGCACGAGAAGTTTGACTCTTGGGTCAGGGACTACATTTTTGAATACTATGCTGTTTTGAAACAGAAGGAGGAGAGAAGACCAATCATTCGCTGCCGTTCTTCTCAG ttGAACATTCGTGGTGGCCTTGTTGACTTCATAAAAGCTGTTTCTGATGAGTTGCATTTCACACACATCACACGCCATCGAGCAGTTTATATGATTGATCAGTTCATGGACGCAGGGAATTTCATTCGTAAGCCATACCTAAGATTGGTTGCTGTTGTTTGTCTCATACTTGCAG CGAAATACGAAGAAAGCGAAATGTCCATCCCAAAACTCTCcactcttcaaaaatatattgatGTAGAATTTACTCGAAAAGACTTCATCACTTTGGAGAAGACACTGTTCAGTCATTTTAAGTGGCAACTGTCAATACCAACAGGCGTGGATTTTGCTGAACATCAATGTTTGTTCGCCATTTCTCTGCATGAATCTCAAACTCTAGGGTACAGTTTGAAAAATCTGAGGGCTATTGTCCGAGGGTTAACTTACGACTATTTGGATGTCACGCTGTCAG AAATAGGTTTCCTTCATTATTCACCATCAAAAGTGGGTGCAATTTGCTTACGTGCCGCCCGAGTAACACTCAAATTATTGCCTTCTTGGCCAGACTTGTTGCGAATAAGTACAGGATACTGTGAAGAAGAACTATTTGTCGGCTACAGGTTACTCATGAA AAGTATACCTCTACCGGACCGTAAGCGGAAAAGTGATTTCGGCTCTCCAGAATCAGGCTACGGGTCAGGCGGAGATGGTGATAACGATATGGTAACCAGTCCAAATAAGCGCTTTCGATAA
- the LOC109035430 gene encoding colorectal mutant cancer protein: MADGLQARSTSTVTSDARQEHPDDASYRNTTHDIGLRQNSTQTSSILQETLSETLLQLINDDDDHEMTYADFIQNHLNASGSGDGGPGVLKQPQNIPNTNGRPENLEFHKEAQDLQSEAKCLQLSLEKVAQSLAALQLKTSENKELQESNLNFEKEGKIAELHDVIAELSGRLRCQSNLSNQGGNRIPEVLSDCRSNVDTDSVQNGLLESQIIELKQLMRRKDTEIEELHAALSMLSSELEYNKHQRCDTKVAPGNQVPILKVAERIKLKTMDRPVTGYLISNLGVSRTEVAEHLVSDLKENCDIQELKEKHELEVEMERLNAKLEHIRSQNALLQLNFDESKSHCTRLSILIGKYESNIIALKQALDKSNQIIDIYRTLRDAKKSPRHNEEKLMSKLSKLQNEQNSITSTVVKLESHVGEPPANLVSVTEARKLDIETAVLMQELMAMREEKAELKAQLFRAEKEREQLELKLFSQQLQYQALAQSGAETCDRGDAAEIRLKERLKEVALTLDRVTRNAEMKQRQLSERVNQLKTVNAVLAHSLDKCNQKLQTRVRKVETQMLSMAERHAAQVGGLKQNIMVLEDKVAGYEGTVRALETELEAWRKPRS, translated from the exons ATGGCTGATGGGCTGCAGGCAAGGAGTACTTCCACAGTAACAAGTGACGCTAGACAAGAGCACCCAGATGATGCTTCATATCGAAACACAACACATGACATTGGTCTTAG GCAAAATTCAACCCAAACTTCATCTATATTGCAAGAAACATTGAGTGAAACTCTCCTACAACTCATTAACGACGATGATGATCATGAAATGACTTATGCtgattttattcaaaatcaTCTGAATGCATCAGGAAGTGGAGACGGGGGCCCAGGAGTTTTGAAGCAGCCACAGAACATTCCAAACACCAATG ggaggccagaaaatttggaattccACAAAGAGGCGCAAGATTTACAGTCAGAAGCAAAATGTTTACAATTGTCATTAGAGAAAGTAGCTCAGTCCTTAGCTGCTCTCCAATTGAAAACCTCTGAGAACAAA GAATTGCAGGAgtccaacttgaattttgaaaaagaagggaaaattgCAGAACTGCATGACGTCATTGCTGAATTATCTGGAAGGCTAAGATGTCAGAGTAATCTAAGTAACCAGGGAGGAAATCGGATCCCAGAAGTACTCTCTGATTGTAGAAGCAATGTAGATACTGACAGTGTACAAAATGGACTGCTGGAGTCTCAGATCATTGAGCTGAAACAATTAATGAGGCGAAAAGACACAGAAATTGAAGAGCTGCATGCAGCATTATCGATGCTGAGCAGCGAACTTGAGTATAATAAACATCAGAGATGTGATACAAAAGTAGCTCCTGGTAACCaggtgccaattttgaaagtagCTGAAAGAATCAAACTGAAAACTATGGACAGGCCAGTCACTGGATATCTGATTTCTAATCTAGGG GTCTCTCGAACTGAGGTTGCTGAGCACCTTGTTTCAGACCTGAAGGAAAACTGCGACATTCAAGAACTCAAAGAAAAGCACGAGCTTGAAGTGGAAATGGAGCGCTTGAATGCCAAGCTTGAGCACATCAGATCTCAAAATGCTCTTCTCCAACTAAACTTTGACGAATCAAAATCTCATTGCACTCGACTCAGCATCCTCATTGGTAAGTACGAATCAAACATCATTGCCCTGAAACAGGCTCTCGACAAAAGCAATCAAATTATAGATATCTACCGCACCCTCCGTGATGCTAAGAAAAGTCCTAGGCATAATGAAGAAAAACTAATGAGCAAATTGTCAAAACTTCAAAACGAACAGAACTCAATAACCTCTACTGTTGTCAAGCTAGAATCACACGTAGGAGAGCCTCCTGCAAACTTAGTGAGCGTCACTGAGGCCAGGAAGCTGGATATTGAGACAGCAGTGTTGATGCAAGAGCTTATGGCCATGCGTGAGGAAAAAGCCGAGCTGAAAGCACAGTTATTTCGAGCAGAGAAAGAACGTGAGCAATTAGAATTGAAGCTTTTTTCACAGCAGCTGCAGTATCAAGCCCTAGCTCAGAGTGGTGCTGAAACCTGTGATCGAGGAGATGCAGCTGAAATTCGGCTGAAAGAGAGATTAAAAGAGGTGGCACTCACATTAGACCGGGTAACACGTAATGCTGAGATGAAGCAGCGACAGCTGAGTGAGCGAGTGAATCAGCTAAAAACGGTGAATGCGGTTTTGGCGCATAGTTTAGACAAGTGTAACCAGAAGCTTCAGACACGTGTTCGCAAAGTTGAGACACAGATGTTATCAATGGCTGAGCGTCATGCAGCGCAGGTAGGAGGTCTAAAGCAAAATATTATGGTGCTAGAGGATAAGGTGGCAGGTTATGAGGGAACAGTCAGAGCACTAGAGACTGAGCTAGAAGCATGGCGGAAGCCACGCAGTTAG
- the Gbs-70E gene encoding protein phosphatase 1 regulatory subunit 3C — MCSVAMPTDFEMRVGHSPSASGFFPGLAPWPRSYFPRQTHSQAQRLSRPAQPTPLGLIGKSFSAPPPAPRPCLVTRQSSSDDSGSSSDENDAPSPTRLKKKVVFADDRGLSLTQVRLMTESPAQRGYWRSRTLDFIPSSPPTGPKSSSPTSTDSWEITFSQPASDYVSFRKRLDTCNVSLENVIVKDQEISGTIKVKNLSFKKDVFVRSTTDNWLTYQDTHATFINNTVNSAVQVLYDTFNFKLALPPVANVVELCVCYQYDSTEHWDNNNGQNYVIKRKIAEKPFIFKPEPSPAQTQPKRYTDAVRAKLDTWSEFASWNHLVNEGPYW, encoded by the exons ATGTGTTCAGTAGCGATGCCAACCGACTTCGAGATGCGGGTGGGGCACTCACCATCGGCCTCCGGGTTCTTCCCGGGCCTGGCCCCGTGGCCGCGCTCCTACTTCCCGCGGCAAACCCACTCGCAGGCCCAGCGCCTATCCCGCCCGGCGCAGCCCACCCCTCTGGGCCTCATTGGCAAGTCCTTCTCGGCCCCCCCGCCGGCCCCCCGACCCTGCCTCGTGACCCGCCAATCCAGCTCAGACGACTCCGGCTCATCCTCCGACGAGAACGACGCTCCATCACCCACACGCCTCAAGAAGAAGGTCGTTTTCGCCGATGACAGAGGACTGTCACTCACACAA GTTCGCCTCATGACAGAATCACCAGCTCAGCGAGGCTATTGGCGTTCACGAACCCTCGACTTCATTCCATCGTCCCCTCCAACCGGGCCGAAGAGCAGCAGTCCAACCAGCACCGACTCATGGGAGATCACCTTCTCGCAACCGGCCTCCGATTACGTGTCCTTCCGCAAGAGGCTGGACACCTGCAATGTCTCCCTGGAGAACGTCATCGTCAAAGACCAGGAGATCTCCGGCACGATCAAAGTGAAAAACCTCTCCTTCAAGAAAGACGTCTTCGTCCGCTCGACCACTGACAACTGGCTCACTTACCAGGACACGCATGCCACTTTCATAAACAACACCGTCAACTCCGCCGTTCAGGTGCTCTACGACACCTTCAACTTCAAGCTGGCGCTGCCACCCGTCGCCAATGTAGTAGAGCTGTGCGTTTGCTACCAATACGACTCGACGGAGCACTGGGATAACAACAACGGCCAAAACTACGTGATCAAAAGGAAGATCGCGGAGAAGCCTTTCATCTTCAAGCCAGAGCCAAGCCCGGCCCAAACCCAGCCGAAACGATACACTGATGCGGTGAGGGCCAAGTTGGACACTTGGTCCGAATTCGCCAGCTGGAACCATCTTGTCAACGAGGGGCCGTATTGGTGA